Proteins from a genomic interval of Lelliottia amnigena:
- a CDS encoding fimbrial protein encodes MKNFFSIILLILLQNITLEVMADTCMPQTPVRAKNLTVPLVVQLPIQTATAPTGTVLFKKEASLAQLTGSHSLIANDCLKKFKKILSGRMTTTQSGSGVFTTSTEGLGLRATLVFDKANHPHKEWVLPFNEPVTDLASDAITTDDIKLRFEAIKTGMIKGGTMSVQLPSLLSLNDNSLVVNLAMKILAAKSHCSIQMLTPQIDLPAIDAATIEKQRTSKAYPANVNLLCFNTQKASINIEGNNNANTPSVFNNLATDNAASGVGIEMLYDGSTLTPGRPIDIVLPNQSNYALPISVRYARLNEKIKEGNIKAQITLRINYL; translated from the coding sequence ATGAAAAATTTTTTCTCCATAATATTACTTATTTTACTTCAGAATATTACGCTGGAAGTCATGGCTGACACCTGTATGCCACAGACACCGGTTAGAGCAAAGAATTTAACAGTTCCATTAGTCGTACAGTTACCGATTCAGACCGCTACTGCGCCAACGGGTACAGTCCTCTTTAAAAAGGAGGCTTCTCTCGCGCAATTAACCGGGTCCCACAGCCTGATCGCTAACGACTGTTTGAAGAAATTTAAAAAAATTCTGAGCGGACGAATGACCACAACACAAAGTGGATCGGGTGTATTTACAACGTCTACCGAAGGGCTTGGCCTACGGGCAACGCTCGTTTTTGATAAGGCGAACCACCCACATAAAGAATGGGTTCTCCCGTTTAACGAGCCCGTTACCGACCTGGCGAGCGATGCAATTACAACTGATGATATAAAATTACGCTTCGAAGCAATCAAAACAGGAATGATTAAAGGTGGCACGATGAGCGTGCAATTGCCTTCTTTGCTTTCTTTAAATGATAACTCATTGGTGGTCAACCTTGCGATGAAAATTCTGGCGGCGAAATCGCATTGCTCTATTCAAATGCTTACGCCACAAATTGACTTGCCAGCAATCGATGCCGCCACTATCGAGAAACAAAGGACGTCAAAAGCCTACCCTGCCAATGTTAATTTACTTTGCTTTAACACTCAAAAAGCAAGTATTAATATTGAAGGCAATAACAATGCTAATACGCCTTCTGTATTTAATAACCTGGCAACAGATAACGCCGCATCCGGCGTGGGCATTGAGATGCTCTATGATGGCAGCACTTTAACGCCGGGTAGACCAATAGATATTGTATTACCAAACCAAAGTAATTATGCGCTACCTATTAGCGTACGTTATGCACGATTAAATGAAAAAATCAAAGAAGGAAACATAAAGGCGCAAATTACGCTACGAATTAACTACCTCTAA
- a CDS encoding fimbrial protein: MNKSILGLAISTIFMVGAAQAAVNPNDVSATLNVTGSVTHNVTCTVNLSTPSVTLYADLDKMPTQGDGNVDGATIVDLTLSGEGCSDMATDGKIAYTFTGTADSADGTALANTLSAGDAAQGVGIALYNTGAGNSLIRVNRDNVTAVAAPSSNKLGLTLVKLKDQTAKAGAVQGSVTIQIERL, from the coding sequence ATGAATAAGTCTATTTTAGGACTGGCAATTTCTACCATTTTTATGGTTGGCGCAGCTCAGGCTGCTGTGAATCCAAACGATGTTTCAGCAACGCTGAACGTTACAGGTTCCGTTACACATAACGTAACTTGTACCGTGAATCTCAGTACTCCTTCCGTAACGCTTTACGCAGACTTGGATAAAATGCCAACTCAAGGGGACGGTAATGTTGACGGCGCAACCATTGTTGATCTGACCCTGAGCGGCGAAGGATGCAGCGATATGGCCACCGATGGCAAGATCGCCTATACCTTCACCGGCACTGCCGACTCTGCAGATGGCACCGCTCTGGCAAATACCTTATCAGCAGGTGATGCTGCACAGGGTGTTGGCATTGCGCTCTACAATACCGGAGCGGGTAATAGTTTGATTCGCGTTAACCGGGACAATGTGACTGCAGTGGCAGCACCTTCTAGCAATAAACTCGGCCTCACCCTGGTCAAACTGAAAGACCAGACTGCAAAAGCCGGTGCCGTTCAAGGTTCCGTCACCATTCAGATTGAACGTCTGTAA
- a CDS encoding fimbrial protein translates to MKKTLLGLTFASLFMAGAVQAEDHSATIDISGNVTADQMECTVYTDSSTVNLSGKIADLPSQGGNATNDIAVLNYSVGSNNSSQSCYGKVALQFHGIPDQADGTVLENSDTSATAAKGVGIGIYDSNLNPLFVNVNTLEPQASGQIYLQMVKLNGQTPVEGSVHGSLTIDIVRL, encoded by the coding sequence ATGAAAAAGACACTATTGGGTTTGACTTTTGCGTCTCTGTTTATGGCAGGCGCTGTGCAGGCTGAAGACCATTCTGCAACCATTGATATCAGCGGTAATGTTACTGCCGATCAGATGGAATGTACCGTCTACACTGATTCTTCAACCGTAAATCTGAGCGGTAAAATCGCCGATCTCCCTTCTCAGGGCGGTAACGCGACGAATGATATCGCGGTGCTCAATTATTCCGTGGGTTCAAATAATTCCTCACAATCCTGTTACGGGAAAGTAGCGTTACAGTTCCACGGTATTCCTGATCAAGCTGATGGCACTGTGCTTGAAAACAGCGATACCAGCGCGACAGCAGCTAAAGGTGTGGGTATCGGAATTTATGATTCCAACCTCAACCCATTATTCGTTAACGTCAACACATTAGAACCACAAGCAAGTGGCCAAATTTATCTGCAGATGGTCAAGCTGAATGGGCAAACGCCTGTTGAAGGCAGCGTACATGGTTCACTGACTATCGACATCGTGCGTCTGTAA
- the fimD_1 gene encoding fimbrial biogenesis outer membrane usher protein: protein MKYSLSAGKYLSGSSGVEKKPEVLQSTLSLGLPLNTTLYGGSQFHEKFLAFSLGLGFDLHRAGGVAVDMTTSKGRHDNVDQTRGEMVRLTYRNSIPETDTQIQMDSRFYEHDYQSFSDWANSNDEYQDTRKRREYNLTVNQSLTEEHSFYATVSRSENTDNTISRMWQLGWNGSFKIASFSLAYSMTREDSAAEWDKQLALTVSVPFSELFPKSQPMVSLTTMSTLKSDLSNQLGVTGKVGDRQDLNWNTQLSYASQKDEEDTKSGSAGLSYQGRYGDLDVTWNADKNQSISWNASGNVIAHRHGITAGRYSNGSMALVAIPGAADVALEGGQNTLTDSRGYAIVPDLRSYHRNALNIDTRASKNVDFASTSTQVTPTKDAVVLANFKAIIGRKAVMTIKYKGEYLPFGTRARIEGSDDTYYVGDQGQVYLNAAPEEGVVNFKWGDKQTCSTPFKIDVTDNSLPITLLLLDCH, encoded by the coding sequence ATGAAATACAGCCTGTCCGCGGGGAAATACCTGTCGGGCTCAAGCGGCGTTGAGAAGAAGCCGGAAGTGTTGCAATCAACCCTCTCTTTGGGGCTTCCGCTCAATACAACCCTCTATGGAGGCAGTCAATTTCATGAGAAATTCCTCGCGTTTAGCCTTGGGCTAGGTTTTGACTTGCACCGCGCAGGCGGCGTGGCCGTTGACATGACGACCAGCAAAGGCCGACATGACAATGTCGATCAAACTCGGGGAGAAATGGTACGGCTCACTTACCGCAATAGCATCCCCGAAACTGATACACAAATTCAGATGGATAGTCGCTTTTATGAGCATGACTATCAATCGTTTAGCGACTGGGCAAATAGCAACGACGAGTATCAAGACACGCGCAAACGTCGTGAATATAACCTGACAGTTAACCAGTCTTTAACTGAAGAACATAGTTTTTATGCGACGGTCAGCCGCTCTGAAAATACTGACAATACCATTTCGCGGATGTGGCAGTTGGGTTGGAATGGCTCATTCAAAATCGCCAGCTTCTCTCTTGCTTACAGTATGACCCGTGAAGATAGCGCAGCAGAGTGGGATAAACAGCTCGCACTGACCGTTTCGGTTCCCTTTAGTGAGCTTTTCCCGAAATCGCAGCCGATGGTTAGCCTCACGACGATGTCCACACTGAAAAGCGATTTATCCAACCAGCTTGGAGTGACAGGAAAAGTCGGCGATCGTCAGGATTTGAACTGGAATACGCAACTCTCCTACGCCTCACAAAAAGACGAGGAAGACACGAAAAGTGGTTCAGCTGGGTTGAGTTATCAGGGCCGTTACGGCGATCTGGATGTGACATGGAATGCTGATAAAAATCAGTCTATTAGCTGGAATGCGTCTGGTAATGTTATTGCACACCGACACGGCATCACTGCGGGACGATATTCGAACGGTAGCATGGCACTTGTCGCCATTCCCGGCGCAGCGGATGTCGCGCTTGAGGGCGGCCAAAATACGTTAACGGATTCTCGAGGATACGCCATTGTCCCGGATCTGCGTAGTTATCACCGAAACGCCTTAAATATCGATACAAGAGCCAGTAAGAACGTCGATTTCGCGAGTACATCCACGCAAGTCACACCGACCAAAGATGCCGTTGTGCTGGCAAACTTCAAAGCTATCATCGGCCGAAAAGCGGTGATGACGATCAAATATAAAGGTGAATACTTACCGTTTGGCACGCGAGCACGAATAGAAGGAAGTGACGACACGTACTATGTGGGCGATCAGGGTCAAGTCTATTTAAATGCCGCACCGGAAGAGGGTGTCGTCAATTTCAAATGGGGCGATAAACAGACGTGCTCCACTCCATTCAAAATTGATGTAACTGATAATTCACTACCTATTACGTTACTCTTACTGGATTGTCATTAA
- a CDS encoding fimbrial protein, which produces MKKLVLALTLSGIFLTGATSAMADISHGLSIMGRLETAKSGCTVLMSKYVVSLYHEDKSLPVQGTTINSAVSDDQVYIQLGGEHCDANETSGNIGLKFIGTPDNSMGNTLANIDTGSDAAKGVGVQLSDMQNQILIPNVSIGKFFIYKNGDGEYAHSNSFPLNFALVQLKGQTSTPGNIQTNMTVQIERL; this is translated from the coding sequence ATGAAGAAATTAGTATTAGCATTAACCCTAAGCGGTATTTTTTTAACGGGTGCCACCAGCGCAATGGCTGACATATCTCATGGCCTGTCGATTATGGGTCGTCTGGAAACAGCCAAAAGCGGTTGCACGGTATTAATGAGCAAATATGTGGTGAGTCTTTACCACGAAGACAAATCATTGCCGGTTCAGGGCACAACGATTAACTCCGCTGTATCTGATGATCAGGTTTACATTCAGCTGGGTGGCGAACATTGTGATGCCAATGAAACTAGCGGTAATATTGGTCTGAAATTTATTGGTACACCTGATAATTCCATGGGGAATACCCTGGCTAATATCGACACCGGAAGTGATGCGGCCAAAGGTGTTGGCGTGCAACTATCTGATATGCAAAATCAGATTCTGATTCCTAACGTGTCGATTGGAAAATTTTTTATATATAAAAACGGCGACGGAGAATATGCCCATTCCAATTCTTTCCCTCTGAATTTCGCCCTGGTTCAGTTAAAAGGTCAAACGTCAACACCAGGCAATATTCAGACAAACATGACGGTACAAATTGAGCGGCTGTAA
- a CDS encoding fimbrial protein: MNKTLLSLTFASLFMAGAAQAADHSAVVDISGSLTGDHSECTVQTDLSSVDLSGEIVDLAPQGSFLHDKAKKLNYTVESTGESCYNRVALQFHGVTDATGKVLANIDTGETAAKGVGIGLYDMYKEPLDINSQITAHTEGSLYLQLVKLDGQTPVEGNVNGALTIDIVRL, from the coding sequence ATGAATAAGACTTTATTAAGTTTGACGTTTGCGTCGCTCTTTATGGCAGGCGCAGCGCAGGCCGCAGATCATTCTGCTGTAGTTGATATTAGCGGCTCCCTTACCGGCGATCATTCAGAATGCACCGTGCAGACCGATCTTTCATCCGTCGATCTTAGCGGCGAAATTGTCGATCTTGCTCCACAGGGTAGCTTTTTACATGACAAAGCCAAAAAGCTTAACTATACGGTAGAGTCAACAGGTGAGTCCTGTTACAACCGAGTCGCATTGCAATTTCATGGCGTAACAGATGCCACGGGTAAGGTGTTGGCAAACATCGATACCGGTGAAACCGCAGCCAAAGGGGTGGGCATCGGCCTGTATGACATGTATAAAGAACCACTGGATATTAATAGTCAGATTACTGCGCATACTGAGGGCTCGCTTTATTTGCAATTGGTTAAGTTGGATGGACAAACGCCGGTGGAAGGAAACGTTAACGGCGCACTGACCATCGACATTGTTCGCCTGTAA
- a CDS encoding fimbrial protein: MKKTLMALTFMSLAMASAAQAEDHSATVNIHASLTNNIVKCQFDPVDTTVNLKGDIGDFPIEGENAKAPTKIAYHISDSCDINTFALQLRGIHGSTGGTILVNSDESEVGARGIGVGVYDSNLSPMQVNSVIAIPPTISARYINVELARFKNQLLKPGYISSALTIDIVHL, translated from the coding sequence ATGAAAAAGACCTTAATGGCTTTGACATTTATGTCGTTGGCCATGGCTAGTGCAGCGCAGGCAGAAGACCACTCTGCGACTGTCAACATACATGCCTCTCTGACAAACAATATCGTTAAATGTCAATTTGACCCGGTAGACACGACAGTAAATTTAAAAGGCGACATCGGTGATTTTCCTATTGAAGGAGAAAATGCCAAGGCGCCAACTAAAATCGCATATCATATATCCGACTCATGCGATATCAACACGTTTGCGTTGCAACTTCGTGGAATTCACGGTAGCACCGGTGGAACTATATTAGTCAATTCAGATGAAAGTGAGGTGGGTGCAAGAGGTATTGGTGTTGGCGTCTATGACAGCAATTTATCACCAATGCAGGTTAATAGTGTTATTGCTATCCCGCCGACAATATCAGCCCGTTATATCAATGTGGAACTGGCTAGATTTAAAAACCAGCTTCTAAAACCCGGTTACATCAGCAGTGCCTTAACTATCGACATCGTTCACCTTTAA